The following coding sequences lie in one Sorex araneus isolate mSorAra2 chromosome 4, mSorAra2.pri, whole genome shotgun sequence genomic window:
- the VPS37D gene encoding vacuolar protein sorting-associated protein 37D isoform X2 has protein sequence MYRARAARAGPEPGSPGRFGILSTGQLRDLLQDEPKLDRIVRLSRKFQGLQLERETCLASNYALAKENLALRPRLEMGRAALAIKYQELREVAESCADKLQRLDDSMQRWSPHCALGWLQAELEEAEQEAEEQMEQLLLGERSLEAFLPAFQRGRALAHLRRTQAEKLQELLRRRERSAQPAPPAAADPPKPFPAAAVLPTGAARGPPAVPRSLPPLDSRPAPPLKGSPGCPLGPAPLLSPRPSQPEPPHR, from the exons atGTACCGGgcccgggcggcgcgggcggggccgGAGCCCGGCAGCCCGGGGCGCTTCGGGATCCTGAGCACCGGGCAGCTGCGGGACCTGCTGCAGGACGAGCCCAAGCTGGACCGGATCGTGCGGCTCAGCAGGAAG TTCCAGGGCCTGCAGCTGGAGCGAGAGACTTGTCTGGCCTCCAACTACGCGCTGGCCAAGGAGAACCTGGCGCTGCGGCCCCGCCTGGAGATGGGCCGGGCCGCCCTGGCCATCAAGTACCAGGAACTGCGCGAGGTGGCCGAGAGCTGTGCCGACAAGCTGCAGCGGCTGG ACGACAGCATGCAGCGCTGGAGCCCCCACTGCGCCCTGGGCTGGCTGCAGGCCGAGCTGGAAGAAGCCGAGCAGGAAGCAGAG GAGCAGATGGAGCAGCTCCTGCTGGGTGAGCGGAGCCTGGAGGCCTTCCTGCCCGCCTTCCAGCGGGGCCGCGCCCTGGCCCACCTGCGGCGGACCCAGGCCGAGAAGCTGCAGGAGCTCCTGCGGCGCCGCGAGCGCTCGGCCCAGCCCGCCCCCCCTGCCGCCGCCGACCCCCCAAAACCCTTCCCTGCTGCAGCCGTCCTGCCCACCGGGGCTGCCCGGGGGCCACCGGCGGTGCCCCGGAGCCTGCCCCCCCTGGACTCCCGCCCGGCACCCCCCCTCAAGGGCTCCCCGGGGTGCCCTCTGGGCCCCGCTCCTCTGCTGAGCCCCCGGCCCTCGCAGCCAGAGCCCCCCCACCGGTAG
- the VPS37D gene encoding vacuolar protein sorting-associated protein 37D isoform X1 produces the protein MEGRAPAGGGGGRPGPPGGRKGRLCPRQAAPSGALRGGGGLRAGREEKGFQGLQLERETCLASNYALAKENLALRPRLEMGRAALAIKYQELREVAESCADKLQRLDDSMQRWSPHCALGWLQAELEEAEQEAEEQMEQLLLGERSLEAFLPAFQRGRALAHLRRTQAEKLQELLRRRERSAQPAPPAAADPPKPFPAAAVLPTGAARGPPAVPRSLPPLDSRPAPPLKGSPGCPLGPAPLLSPRPSQPEPPHR, from the exons ATGGAGGGTCGTGCgcccgcggggggcggcggggggcggcccggccctcccggaggcaggaaggggaggcTGTGCCCGCGCCAGGCAGCCCCGAGCGGCGCGCTCCGAGGGGGCGGCGGGCTGCGAGCAGGACGGGAGGAAAAGGGG TTCCAGGGCCTGCAGCTGGAGCGAGAGACTTGTCTGGCCTCCAACTACGCGCTGGCCAAGGAGAACCTGGCGCTGCGGCCCCGCCTGGAGATGGGCCGGGCCGCCCTGGCCATCAAGTACCAGGAACTGCGCGAGGTGGCCGAGAGCTGTGCCGACAAGCTGCAGCGGCTGG ACGACAGCATGCAGCGCTGGAGCCCCCACTGCGCCCTGGGCTGGCTGCAGGCCGAGCTGGAAGAAGCCGAGCAGGAAGCAGAG GAGCAGATGGAGCAGCTCCTGCTGGGTGAGCGGAGCCTGGAGGCCTTCCTGCCCGCCTTCCAGCGGGGCCGCGCCCTGGCCCACCTGCGGCGGACCCAGGCCGAGAAGCTGCAGGAGCTCCTGCGGCGCCGCGAGCGCTCGGCCCAGCCCGCCCCCCCTGCCGCCGCCGACCCCCCAAAACCCTTCCCTGCTGCAGCCGTCCTGCCCACCGGGGCTGCCCGGGGGCCACCGGCGGTGCCCCGGAGCCTGCCCCCCCTGGACTCCCGCCCGGCACCCCCCCTCAAGGGCTCCCCGGGGTGCCCTCTGGGCCCCGCTCCTCTGCTGAGCCCCCGGCCCTCGCAGCCAGAGCCCCCCCACCGGTAG
- the DNAJC30 gene encoding dnaJ homolog subfamily C member 30, mitochondrial, translating into MAAKSDLRWPRVFLWRLWQSRGVAPSPAGAWGPEARPYSLGSGPYSRTALYELLGVPATATQAQIKAAYYRQSFLYHPDRNAGSAEAAERFTRISQAYLVLGSVTLRRKYDRGLLSDADLRGAGVRPAPAPAATAAAARAPPPPDAPSPRGQPAPSGGRSMFDFDAFYQAHYGEQLERERRLRARREALRRLREQRAQKGFGWEDTRDAAVLCLLLSLFILLGVRV; encoded by the coding sequence ATGGCGGCCAAAAGCGATCTGAGGTGGCCGCGGGTGTTCCTGTGGAGGTTGTGGCAGAGTCGCGGGGTCGCGCCGAGCCCGGCCGGGGCCTGGGGTCCCGAGGCGCGGCCTTACTCCCTGGGCAGCGGCCCCTACTCGCGCACGGCGCTCTACGAACTGCTCGGCGTGCCCGCCACCGCCACGCAGGCGCAAATCAAGGCGGCTTATTACCGGCAGAGCTTCCTGTACCACCCGGACCGCAACGCGGGCAGCGCGGAGGCGGCCGAGCGCTTCACGCGCATCTCGCAGGCCTACTTGGTGCTGGGCAGCGTCACCCTGCGCCGCAAGTACGACCGCGGCCTGCTCAGCGACGCGGACCTGCGCGGCGCCGGCGTCCGGCCCGCCCCGgcgcccgccgccaccgccgccgcggcccgcgcgccgccgccgcccgacgCCCCGAGCCCCCGCGGGCAGCCAGCGCCGAGCGGCGGCCGCTCCATGTTCGACTTCGACGCCTTCTACCAGGCGCACTACGGGGAGCAGCTGGAGCGCGAGCGGCGCCTGCGGGCCCGGCGGGAGGCCCTGCGCCGCCTGCGGGAGCAGCGGGCCCAGAAGGGCTTCGGCTGGGAGGACACCCGCGACGCCGCGGTCCTGtgcctcctgctctccctctTCATCCTGCTGGGCGTCCGCGTGTAG